The window TGCTGCTGGATGAACCCTGTTCTGCACTCGACCCGATTTCGACTGGCCGCATTGAAGAGCTGATCTCCGAGCTGAAAAAAGACTACACCGTGGTCATTGTGACGCATAACATGCAGCAGGCGGCGCGTTGTTCCGATCATACGGCGTTTATGTATTTGGGTGAGCTGATTGAGTTCAGCGATACTGATACCCTGTTTACTGCTCCACGGCAGAAACAGACTGAAGATTACATCACCGGCCGTTACGGTTGATTAGGAAGCATCATGGATAATCTGAATCTGAACAAACACATTTCCGGTCAGTTTAACGCCGAACTGGAACATATCCGCACGCAGGTCCTGACAATGGGCGGGCTGGTGGAGCAACAGCTGACTGACGCGATTACCGCGATGCATAATCAGGACGCGCAGCTGGCTCAGCAGGTCATTGAAGGCGATTCCAAAGTTAACATGATGGAAGTGGCGATCGATGAAGCCTGCGTGCGCATTATCGCGAAGCGTCAGCCTACTGCGAGCGACTTGCGTCTGGTGATGGCGATCATCAAAACCATCTCTGAACTGGAACGTATCGGTGACGTAGCGGATAAAATCTGTCGCACCGCGCTGGAGAAATTCTCCCATCAGCATCAGCCGCTGCTGGTTAGCCTGGAATCATTAGGGCGCCACACCGTGCAAATGCTGCATGACGTGCTGGATGCTTTTGCCCGTATGGATCTGGACGAAGCGATTCGTATTTATCGCGAAGACAAGAAAGTGGATAAAGAGTACGAAGGCATTGTGCGTCAACTGATGACTCACATGATGGAAGATTCCCGCACCATCCCAAGCGTACTGACCGCGCTGTTCTGCGCCCGTTCTATCGAGCGTATCGGTGACCGTTGCCAGAACATCTGCGAATTTATCTTCTACTTCGTTAAAGGTCAGGACTTCCGTCACCTCGGTGGCGATGCGCTGGAGAAGCTGCTGGCGCAGAAAGAGAAGAAAGAAGAAGAGTAAGCCCGTTCTTAGGCTTATCATGCTGACGCCCTGCTTGCAGGGCGTTATTTTTTATCACGATTTAATTTTTATCAGGATAGTGAATCAGATCGTGGAAGCGAACAGTAGTATCGGCAGGGTTGTGGTAGCGGTGTTCTCTGTCGGCGGCAAAACGCAGGGCATCCCCCGCGGATAATAACTGCGTCTGCCCATCAACGGTCATTTCCAGTTGGCCCTCCAGCACAATAATATGCTCGATCACCCCGCTTTCATGCGCCGATGAGGTGCTACTGGCACCCGCTGCCAGCTCAATAACAAACATATCAAAACGCAGTTTTTTATCGAAGGGGAAGATCGGCACAACGTGCATACCAGCTTCGCGTTCCCTGAATGCTGAACTTGCTACCGAACGATACGCCACGTCTTCTTCGGCGAGCGTCGGTTGAATGAAGGTGGAAAACGCCACATTCAGTCCCGTTGCAATTTTCCACAGGGTGGCGACCGTTGGGCTGGATTCGCCACGCTCGATCTGACCCAGCATCGCTTTGCTCACGCCGGTTTCTTCTGCCGCGCGTGTGAGGCTCCAGCCTTTCTCCTGTCTCAACGTTTTCAGGGTATTGCCAATACGGTGGGTTAGCTCATCAGACATCAATGCTACTCCTGCTTGTGCGTTATAACGCACGCTGCTATGTTAACGCTTTCTGTGCGTTATAGCGCACGATAAGAGTGAAGGTATATCATGCCTGTGTCATTTGCGCTAAAAGATGTCACTTTTTCGGCCTTTATCGCCGGTTTTGTTGCGGTGCTGGTGGGCTACACCAGTTCGGCCGCCATCATTTTTCAGGCGGCGGAAGCCGCGGGTGCCAGTGCGGCGCAAATCGGCGGCTGGTTAAGCGTGCTGGGGATTGCGCAAGGGGTGGCGTCCATTAGCCTGTCGCTCTATTACCGCGCGCCGATACTGGCTGCCTGGTCAACGCCGGGAGCGGCGCTGCTGGTTACCAGTCTGCCGGGTACATCGCTCAATGAAGCGATTGGCGTGTTCCTGTTTGCTTCCGCGCTTATCTTTATCTGCGGGATCACCGGTCTTTTTGCCCGCCTGATGAATGTGATTCCACAGGCCATTTCTGCCGCGATGCTGGCGGGGATTTTGCTGCGCTTTGGTGCGGATGCCTTTCTTTCCCTGCAACAGGATTTCTGGCTGGCTTTCACGATGTGCGCGATCTATTTGCTCAGTCGTCGGCTGATCCCTCGCTTTGCCATTGTGTTAACGCTGTTCGCTGGCCTGTTGCTGGCTTTATGGCGTGGGCAAATTGCGGTTTCTGATTCGCCGCTGGTGTTTGCCGTACCGGAGTTTATTACGCCGCATTTTTCGTGGGCATCGCTGTTGGGCGTCGGTATTCCATTTTTCATTGTCACCATGGCGTCGCAGAACGCACCGGGCTTTGCCACGCTAAAAGCCGCTGGCAATCAGGTTCCCGTGTCGCCGCTGATTGCCATTACAGCATTAATCGCGCTGGTATTGACGCCGTTCGGTGGCTTTTCCGTTTGTATCGCCGCGATTACCGCCGCGATCTGTATGGGGTCGGATGTGCATCCCGATCCGAAAAAACGCTATCTTGCCGCCGTCGCCGCTGGTGGATTTTATCTGCTGGCGGGTGTTTTCGGTGGGTCTATCGGGCAGCTTTTCACGGCGCTGCCGCAGCCGCTGATTCACGCTATCGCCGGTTTGGCGCTGCTTAGCACCATTTCGGGTAGTTTGTATCGCGCTTTACTGGATGAACAACAGCGTGATGCGGCGGTGGTCACTTTCCTGATTACCGTTTCTGGATTAACGTTGTGGGGAATTGGCGCGGCGTTTTGGGGGCTGATTGGGGGGATGATGACCTGGCTGGTGCTGTCTGGGGGAAAAGCGGCGTTACGCTAAGTGCACCAGGAAAACAGGCTAGCACCTAATACAGGTCACTTAAGCCCGTTGTTAGGGAAACACAGGGGGAGGTTCCCGCAGGGAGGCCTCACCCCTGTGGTCGCCCGTGTATCTCGATGCTTAAACGATCGCCATTAGGCGAGCGCTTATCTTAAATTAATCCTCAACGAATAAGAGAACGCTGCTTTTTAGGCGTCGCGATTTTAGTTTCATTGATGAATGTCCCGCTACGATTTCGTCATCTTAATCATGGTGACATTCATGGACATTACTTCTACACAATCACTTGGAAATACGAAGACTCAGTTTCGGGCCGCATTTTCCCTGTTGCTGGCATTGGCAACGGGTAAACACAAGCCGGATCGGCGCTGGGAGAGTCTCCAATGGCGTATAAAATATACCGCCCGAGTGATGCTTCACCCGCTGCTGACCATGAAATGGCTCAGTTTTATCGTCGATTATCCCGTACAGGATATTTTTCGACGTGACGGCAATGAGCTTTATAGTAAGCTCCAGCGCCCCTACCTGATGGCGTCGCTACCGACAGATCAAACCTGTACGGCCTTAATGGATCATTACCGCTTTATTCAAACGTTGCCGTTACATCGCCAGCGCTTGTTATATAGCCAGAACGGGGGCGGTAACGTGCTGGCCAGTTTTCAGGGAAAAAGCGATGAAAATTACACGCTTCGCCTGATGACTAACGATCAAATGTGTAAGGAAGGCGAGCTCTCTCTACAGCTTGAGAACAGCGAGCACGTGCTGGCACAGATGACGTTCTCCATCCTGCGCATTGAAGGGGAAATGGGCCTGTTTATCGGTGGGATTCAGGGGCCGGATGCACAAACGCCGCATCAGGTTATTCAGGGCGCGACGCGAGATTGCCATAGTCTGTTTCCCAAACGTATTCTTCTGGAATGCCTGCTTAACCTGGCTCAAGGCCTTAATCTGGCGCACGTTATCGCGGTCAGTAACGAAACGCATATCTATAAACACTGGCGCTATCGCAGTAAGAAACGCCATGTTTTTCTGGCCGACTACAATGCGTTCCTCTTCGCCCACGGCGGTCAACCGCGACCTGATGGCAACATTGCGCTACCGCTATCTCTGCCGAGAAAGTCTGAACAGGACATTCCCAGCCGCAAGCGGGCAGAATACCGCCGACGCTATGCGCTCTTTGATGAGGTAGCCTGCCAGATTAATGACGTACTCGCCGGTAGTTTGCTGCGTTCCATCAATCTATCCAGCCGTACCTGAATCAGGATAATCTGCCAGAATACCGAAGTAACATAAGGTTATATTATAGCTATTTATGTTATTTCCCGCGTTTTCACCCTGCTGATAGCCTGCTGTTAATACAGCGATAATCAAGGGGCAGGGAATGAAAAAGCAGATTTTGACAGTGACTTTATTGGCCGGGTTGGCTTCCATTTCTGGTGCTGCACAGGCAGATAAATTAGATGACATTCAGAAGGCGGGCGTGGTGAAAATCGCTGTCTTCGACAGCAACCCGCCGTTTGGCTATGTCGATCCACAGAGTAAAAAACTGGTGGGCTATGACGTGGATATCGCCGAGGCGATTGGTAAGGCGCTGGGTGTGAAGGTTGAACTGCGCGCGACGAACCCGGCTAACCGCATTCCGTTGTTAAGCTCGCAGAAAGTCGATCTGATTGCCGCGAACTTCACCATTACGGATGAACGAGCCAAGCAGGTTAACTTTAGTATCCCTTACTTCGCGACCGGACAAAAATTCATCGCCCGTAAAGGCGTGCTGAAAACGCCGGAAGACATCAAAACGCTGCGTATCGGCGCGGATAAAGGCACCGTGCAGGAAATTACCCTGCGTGAACATTACCCGACAGCCAAAGTGATTTCCTACGACGATACGCCGCTGGCCTTCGCTGCGTTGCGTAACGGTAACGTTCAGGCCATCACGCAGGATGATGCCAAGTTAGTCGGCTTACTGGCTAATGTGCCAGATGCCCAGAAAGCGGAGTTTGAAATCTCTCCGTTCAGCATCACCAAAGAGTATCAGGGCGTCGGGATTCCGAAGGGCGAAGAGCGCCTGACAGCGAAGATTAACGACACGCTGATTAATCTGGAAAAACAGGGCGAAGCGAAGACGATCTACGATCGCTGGTTTGGGCCAAGCACGAAATCGGCTCAGCCGCGCGGCGACTTCACCTTTGCCCCGTTGGATCAGCAACCTAAATCCTGATAGCTGACATCTTCAGTGCTATGATCTTAGCCCTCTGCATGCAGAGGGCATTTCTATTTGTACCTCGTAATAATGACAAAGAGAGATAAAACGCATGGATACGGCGCTGCAATCGCTTGAGTCGTGGCTGTTGGCTCCTCAATACCTCATCTGGCTGTGGCACGGTTTCCTGATTACGCTGGGTATTTCCCTCAGTACGATCGCCTTGTCCACGGTGCTGGGCTTTCTGTTGGCAGCCGCCAGAGACAGTCAGGTTCGGGTGCTGAGCAGCGTCGTTGTCGCTTACAGCTCGCTATTCCGTAATACGCCGCTGCTGGTGCAGCTGTTTTTCTGGTATTTCGGTGCCGGTCAGCTTTTTCCCTCAGAGATGATGCAATGGCTGAACACTCCGCATGTTATTTCGCTGTTGGGCATGACGTTAGCGTGGCCCTCTTTTGAGTTTCTGGCGGGCTTGGCTGGGCTGACGCTCTACTCCAGCGCGTTTATTGCCGAGGAAATTCGCGCCGGTATTCGCGGTGTGGCGCGTGGGCAGAAGTACGCGGCGCATGCTCTGGGGTTAACCGGTTGGCAATCCATGCGCTATGTGGTGCTGCCGCAGGCGCTAAAAATTGCCCTGCCGCCGCTGCTTGGGCAATACATGAATATCGTTAAGAACTCGTCGTTGACGATGGCGATTGGCGTCGCTGAATTGTCCTACGCGTCGCGTCAGGTGGAGACGGAAACCTTACGTACTTTTCAGGCGTTTGGCGTGGCGACGGTGTTGTACATCGTGATTATTGCCGTGATGGAAGGCTGGGGCATGTGGCGTCAGCAGCGTAGTTTGGCGGAGAGACACTAAGATGGATTTTACCGTTATCACCGATAACCTCGGCTATTTGATGTGGGGCACGTTCCCGGAGGGCCCGCTGGGCGGCGCGGCGCTGACGCTGCTGATGAGCCTGCTGGCGGGCATCGCGTCTGCCGTTTTGGGGACGATATTGGGCGTGGCGCTGGCGATGTCACGAGGCGTATGGAGCGCGCTGTTGGCGATGGTGCTAGGGTTTTTTCGGGCGATTCCCGTCATCATGCTGATTTTCTGGACCTACTTCCTGCTGCCGATCGTTTTTGGCGTTGATATCCCTGAAATCACTACGGTGGTGTGTGCGCTGGCGCTGATCGCCTCGGCGTATCTGGCGCATGGGGTGAAGGCGGGCATTGTCGCGATTGGACGCGGCCAGTGGCAGGCTGGGCTCTCGCTGGGATTAAGCCGCTGGCAGGTGCTGTGGCAGATTGTCCTGCCGCAGGCGCTGAGGATGATGGTGCCCTCCTTCATTAACCAGTGGATTTCCCTGATTAAAGACACCTCACTGGCCTACATTGTCGGCGTCGGCGAGCTGACGTTTCTCGCTACCCAGGTCAATAACCGCAGCATGGTTTATCCGATGGAAGTTTTCCTGTTTGTCGCGCTGGTCTACTTCGTGTTTTGCCTGTCGCTTGAACTGCTGGCTAACCGGGTTAACGCCCGTTTTAACCAGCAGGAAAAACAGCCGAAGCGCCGTTTGCTGTGGTGGCGGAATAAACCAGCCTGAGACGAATACGGGTCACTGAAGCCCGTTATTAGGGGAAACACAGGGGGAGGTTCCCGTAGGGAGGCCTCACCCCTGTGGTCGCCCCGAGTATCTCGATGCTGAAACGATCGGTATTAAGCCTGAGTCTGGTCGCCTGAGTGGTACTGCTACATCGTGATATTCCAGCCTTTCTCGCGCCAGATTTGCGGCAGTTCGCGCATATCGTCGAACATCGTGACCAGCGGGTGATGAATCGGCTGGTTGTGGGGATCGGCACAGTAATAGAACACCGGAATACCCGCCGCGATGCCAGCCTGTACGCCAGCGGCGGAATCTTCAACCAGAATGCAGTGCTCGATGGGAAGCTGTAGCTGCTCGGCAGCGTGATACAGCACCGCTGGATCGGGCTTCCACTTTTTCAGATCGTAGCCGCTGTAGAGATGGTCGCCAAACAGATCAAGCATCTGCGTCAGGCCGAGCGAATGCTGCATCTTACTGACCGGGCCGTTGGAAACCACGGCCATCGGAACGGTGATGGACTGCACTAGCTCACGTGCGCCCTCGATAGGTTGCAGAGATTCATCAAAAAGACGTTTCACCTCTTGCCGGAAATGACGCTCCGCATCTTCTACCGATACGGTTAAACCGTGCTGCTGGCTGATGCGGGCAATAATCTCGTACAGCTTCACGCCCTTGTAGGTTTTTATCACCTCCTCCAGCGATAAGTTCACCCCATACGGGATGAAGATATTCACATAAGCCTGGCAACACAGCACTTCGCTATCAACCAGCGTGCCATCACAGTCGAAGAAGACGCATTCAATACGGGGCATGACCAATCCTTATCGATGAAATAAAAGATGAAGCCCTTACTTTAACCAATTGACCCGATATTGCGACCTACAAAGCCATTTTTAACGCTATCTTGCGTAAAATCAGGGGGATTTAACCGAGAGAAAACGATGACGTTAATAGGTTCTTCTTATTCGATGAAAAAAAACGTGGGATCAACGTAAAAACGTAGCGTTTTGTTATAGGATACCCGACGACAGTTACTCCCTTCTTTGGATTGGTACTAATGAATAAATCACAACCCGGTCTTGCTACCGAGCAGGGCCTGCTGGAGCGCGTGTTTAAACTTAAACAACACGGCACGACAGCACGTACGGAAACGATTGCCGGTTTCACGACGTTTTTGACGATGGTCTACATCGTTTTTGTTAACCCGCAAATCCTGGGTGCGGCGGGGATGGATACCAAAGCGGTTTTTGTGACCACCTGCCTGATCGCAGCATTTGGTAGTATTTTGATGGGATTGCTGGCTAACCTGCCTGTGGCGCTGGCTCCGGCAATGGGGCTGAATGCGTTTTTCGCGTTTGTTGTCGTGGGGGCGATGGGGCTGCCATGGCAGGTTGCGATGGGTGCTATTTTCTGGGGCGCAATCGGTTTCCTGTTGCTGACCATCTTCCAGATTCGCTACTGGATGATCGCCAATATTCCGCTCAGTCTGCGTTTGGGGATCGCCAGCGGTATCGGGCTGTTCATTGCTATGATGGGCTTGAAAAATGCCGGTATTATCGTTCCTAACCCAGAAACACTGGTGACGATTGGCAATCTGACCTCACACAGCGTGCTGCTGGGCGCTCTGGGCTTTTTCATTATTGTGGCGCTGGCGTCACGTAATATTCACGCCGCGGTACTGATCTCGATCGTGGTAACCACCTCGATTGGCCTGCTGCTGGGCGATGTTAAATTTGCTGGCGTGTTCTCTATGCCACCGAGCGTAACGTCGGTGGTTGGTCAGGTTGATCTGGCTGGGGCGCTGAACCTCGGAATGTCCGGTATTATTTTCTCTTTCATGCTGGTTAACCTGTTTGACTCCTCCGGTACGCTGATTGGCGTGACGGATAAAGCCGGTCTGGTCGATGCGCGCGGTAAGTTCCCGCGTATGAAGCAGGCGCTGTATGTTGACAGCGTTAGCTCTGTGGCTGGTTCGTTTATCGGGACCTCCTCCGTTACGGCGTATATTGAAAGCTCTTCTGGCGTGTCCGTTGGTGGACGTACTGGCCTGACCGCAGTGGTGGTGGGTCTGCTGTTCCTGCTGGTGATCTTCCTGTCACCGCTGGCGGGTATGGTGCCTGCCTATGCGGCCGCTGGCGCACTGATTTACGTGGGTGTACTGATGACATCCAGCTTGGCGCGTGTGAAGTGGGATGACCTGACGGAAGCCGTTCCAGCCTTTATTACCGCGGTGATGATGCCGTTCAGCTTCTCGATTACCGAAGGGATCGCACTGGGTTTCATTTCCTACTGTGTGATGAAGTTAGCGACGGGACGCTGGCGTGAAATCAGCCCATGTGTGGTTGTGGTTGCGCTGCTGTTCCTGCTGAAAATCGTGTTTATCGACGCGCATTAATCCGTTCGTGGCTCCGGGGTTTTCCCGGAGCCTCAGCCTGTGATGAAGCGGCTGGCTACAGTGAGGCGGTAGAGATGGCTTTTTCTATCGTATGACTGGTTAATTTCATATAGCGCAAAGACTGGCGCTGCTGCTGTAGAATTTCTCCCGATTTTCTCATGCCCGATGTCGATGTATATTTCCACATGATCAATCGGTTAAGTGTAGGGATATGGGCGCAGGCCCAGGCAAGATAATCATCAACATCGCTCATCACTTCTACGGCGGGGGTGCAGGTTGAACGCAGTCTGCCAGAGGCGGGGTGGAGTTTCAGGTTATTGGGAGGATGGCTGTTTACGCCAGGGATTTTCATCAATGACTGGCGAATGGTGCAGAGTTGCGTTGCTGCTTCCAGCGGATCGCGCTGAGCATCGATCCACGCTTGTTCGGCCTGCGTCTGCGCCTGCATCTGTGGAACAGCCTGATTTGTTGGCCTGACATGAACGATTTCGATATCCATACCCACGCTCCCTTCTTCACTCAGGAGAATAGCGATGGTATTGCCTGCATAGCCGATGCTGAAATTGGGCATGTTGGGATCGGCAAAATAAGGGCGTCCTTCAGGGGACTCCAGTAGTGTGGGTAACAGTGGATAGCCGAAAAAATAGAACATCATCTCAGCCAGCAGCACGCGACTTTTCAGATAACGCTCGCGGCGTTTGGCTGAAAAACCCTGTGTTGATGAGATGAGCCTATCGGGCAGTCTTTGTAAGTCAGGAAGCGCTTCCGTGCTTGTCCACCTGACAAAATGGCAGGTCATTGTTCACTCCGTGATCGTGATAAAAGATGGGAACCTATCAGGCATTACCAATGCATATTATCAGACTAATATGTGATCTAAAGAAAAATCGATGGATAAATCGGCGATAATTATTAATTAGACACAACGAATTTCCTGCATCGTGTGTTTTGTGGCGCTCCCTCCCTGTCCACCACCTGTCCCGTTTGTTTTAATGGCTCGGCCACCCCAGTGCGGAACGCCGCTGTTTTTCCAGCGTCTGCTTGCGCAACTCATCCGCTGTCACTAATCGCAGCGCCGATGTCGGACACACGCTGACGCAGGAGGGACTCTGGGCGACATCCGCGCACAAATCACATTTGTGAACCTCGCTTTGCGTGAGGTGCGTTTCCCCTTCGTCATTCGACGCTTTTGTCACCACATTAATGGCGCCGAAAGGACAGGCGACCACACAGCTTTTGCAGCCGATACAGCGGGACTGAATCACCTGAATGCTGTCCCGATCGCGCACCAGCGCGTCATTTGGACACACGCTGGCGCAGGGCGCATTTTCACACTGTCGGCACAGAACGGGTACGCTGACGCTGGCGCTTTTAACGACTTTTAGGCGCGGAAAGAAGTGAGAAGGCCGCAGTTGCGCGCTTTGGCCTCCGCTATGGGCGACCGCACAGGCGATTTCACAGGTCCGGCAGCCGATACACTTTTCTGCTTCGGCGATAACAAATTGATTCATGAGCGAACCTCCTCGCGAGTTGCGTTCGTTTCGGGACGCTGCGGGTGTGCGGGAATGGCGCCCGTGGCGGCGGTCAGCCCCATTGTCGCAATCATACCCAGTGCGGCTTTGCGCCCGTCGGCAATGGCGGTCACCACCAGATCGGCACCGCGTACGGCATCACCGCCAGCAAAAATACGTGGATGGTTGGTCTGGCAAGGTATCTGATTATTAAGGGGAGCCGTGATGTAGCCCCAGTTATCCAGACCGATCTCGGCCTCTTCCAGCCACGGCATGCTGTGCGACTGGAAGCCAAATGCGGTTATCACGGCTTCCGCAGGTTGCACAAATTCTGATCCGGGAATAGGGCGCGGACGGCGACGACCGCTGGCGTCTGGCTCGCCCAGTTCAGTGCGAACCAGACTAATCCCGCACACTTCGCCCTGTTCATTGAGGCAGATTTTTTGTGGCTGGACGTTAAACATGAACTCCACGCCTTCTTCACGGGAATTTTTTACCTCTTTTTTCGAGCCGGGCATATTCGCTTCATCGCGACGGTACGCGCAGGTGACGGATACTGCACCTTGTCGAACGGATGTGCGTAAGCAGTCCATTGCGGTATCTCCACCGCCGAGCACCACGACGCGTTTGCCCGCCATCGAGATATAAGGCTCGTCGTCTAATTCAGGCAGTCCCATGACGTGCTTGGTATTGGCAATCAGGAAAGGGAGCGCATCGAAGACGCCGGGAGCCTCTTCATTATCAATGTTAGCCTTCATGGAGCGGTAGGTGCCTACGCCGAGGAAAACGGTGTCATAGTCATCCAGAAGCTGAGCCAGAGAAATATCTTTCCCCACTTCGGTATTCAGCCGGAATTCGATTCCCATCGCGCTGAATACTTCACGGCGATGAATCAGCACCTCTTTATCCAGTTTGAACGACGGGATCCCGAATGTGAGCAGCCCACCAATTTCCGGGTGGCGGTCGAACACGACAGCCTGCACGCCGTTGCGCGCCAGCACATCGGCGCAGGCTAACCCTGCCGGGCCAGCACCGACGATCGCCGCACGTTTGCCGCTGGGAACGACACGCGTCATATCGGGCGACCAGCCCATTGCCATTGCGGTATCGGTAATGTAGCGCTCTACGTTGCCGATGGTGATGGCGCCGTACTCTTTACCCAGTGTACAGGCCCCTTCGCATAGCCGATCCTGCGGGCATACCCGGCCGCAGATTTCCGGCAGGCTGCTGGTTTGGTGTGAGAGCTCGACGGCTTCAAGAATCCGCCCCTGTTTCGCGAGACTTAGTAGTTCGGGAATATTGTTATGCAGCGGACAGGTCCACTCGCAGATCGCACGTTTACCGCAGGAAAGGCAGCGATCAGCCTGATCTTCCGTCTGCTGAACGGAGAAGCCGTGATAGATTTCATCAAACGTGGAGGTTCTCTGAGTCAGCGGCTTTTTCTCAGCATCCCGGCGCGGCCAGTTTTTTCTTTTACTGAGCGGATTGGTCGTCAGCGCTTTCAGCACGGGTGTTTCACGCTGCCAGTGGGAGGCTGAACGCAGCGCCATCGTCTGCTGTTTTTCCTGACGGCGTGCCGCTAACGTTTGTTCGCTGACCAACTGCAAGGCGTGTGTTGGGCAGGCGGCGACACAGGCTTGCCCTTCTGGACGATCGGCGCAGAGATCGCACTTATGGGCGACAGTGCTATTGTCCACGGGATTTGTCACCATGGACATCGCACCGAACGGGCAAGCCAGCACACAGCTTTTACAGCCAATGCACTTTTCCTGAACGAGCTGAATGCTATTGTCTTTTCTGATCAAGGCCTGCGTTGGGCACACGCTGGCGCAGGGGGCATCTTCACAATGGCGACATGTTACGGCAGCCCGCAACGTTGGCGTATTGAATGCCTTGATTCTGGGCTGAAACACCGTGGTGCTATCTGGATACTGCTCATCGTTGTGTGAAATGACACAGGCGATTTCGCATGCATGGCACCCCATACAGTCTTGAGTACTGGCAATAACAAACCGGTTCATTACCTTCTCCCACCCTGGATCCCTCGATCATTGCCTTTATCCTAATAGCTGGATAACACCCTGACCTTGATATAGAGCAGGTAAAAAGTCGGTTAATGTTAAATATCGCAGAGGTTATTAATGAAATTATTGAATCGTTTCAGTAAGTTGTGATGTTATGCAAAAGTAATGTCATGGTTGCATATAACCTTGTTTTTTATCTGGTTTACAGTGGTTTACCCTAGGTAAAAATTCTGGTTTTCATGATTTTTGTTAATTTTTTCATGAAATAACTCGTTACTTTTCCTTACGCCCCTCATAATGTCGGGCGCTATTTAAACGCAGCAAAACAGTGTTGCAGCTAAATAACGTTTTTACGGCATTTTCATTATGAATCAATAACAGGGCTTTGCTCAGGGT is drawn from Pectobacterium aroidearum and contains these coding sequences:
- a CDS encoding NCS2 family permease; this translates as MNKSQPGLATEQGLLERVFKLKQHGTTARTETIAGFTTFLTMVYIVFVNPQILGAAGMDTKAVFVTTCLIAAFGSILMGLLANLPVALAPAMGLNAFFAFVVVGAMGLPWQVAMGAIFWGAIGFLLLTIFQIRYWMIANIPLSLRLGIASGIGLFIAMMGLKNAGIIVPNPETLVTIGNLTSHSVLLGALGFFIIVALASRNIHAAVLISIVVTTSIGLLLGDVKFAGVFSMPPSVTSVVGQVDLAGALNLGMSGIIFSFMLVNLFDSSGTLIGVTDKAGLVDARGKFPRMKQALYVDSVSSVAGSFIGTSSVTAYIESSSGVSVGGRTGLTAVVVGLLFLLVIFLSPLAGMVPAYAAAGALIYVGVLMTSSLARVKWDDLTEAVPAFITAVMMPFSFSITEGIALGFISYCVMKLATGRWREISPCVVVVALLFLLKIVFIDAH
- a CDS encoding 4'-phosphopantetheinyl transferase superfamily protein → MTCHFVRWTSTEALPDLQRLPDRLISSTQGFSAKRRERYLKSRVLLAEMMFYFFGYPLLPTLLESPEGRPYFADPNMPNFSIGYAGNTIAILLSEEGSVGMDIEIVHVRPTNQAVPQMQAQTQAEQAWIDAQRDPLEAATQLCTIRQSLMKIPGVNSHPPNNLKLHPASGRLRSTCTPAVEVMSDVDDYLAWACAHIPTLNRLIMWKYTSTSGMRKSGEILQQQRQSLRYMKLTSHTIEKAISTASL
- a CDS encoding 4Fe-4S dicluster domain-containing protein, with translation MNQFVIAEAEKCIGCRTCEIACAVAHSGGQSAQLRPSHFFPRLKVVKSASVSVPVLCRQCENAPCASVCPNDALVRDRDSIQVIQSRCIGCKSCVVACPFGAINVVTKASNDEGETHLTQSEVHKCDLCADVAQSPSCVSVCPTSALRLVTADELRKQTLEKQRRSALGWPSH
- the aegA gene encoding formate-dependent uric acid utilization protein AegA, with amino-acid sequence MNRFVIASTQDCMGCHACEIACVISHNDEQYPDSTTVFQPRIKAFNTPTLRAAVTCRHCEDAPCASVCPTQALIRKDNSIQLVQEKCIGCKSCVLACPFGAMSMVTNPVDNSTVAHKCDLCADRPEGQACVAACPTHALQLVSEQTLAARRQEKQQTMALRSASHWQRETPVLKALTTNPLSKRKNWPRRDAEKKPLTQRTSTFDEIYHGFSVQQTEDQADRCLSCGKRAICEWTCPLHNNIPELLSLAKQGRILEAVELSHQTSSLPEICGRVCPQDRLCEGACTLGKEYGAITIGNVERYITDTAMAMGWSPDMTRVVPSGKRAAIVGAGPAGLACADVLARNGVQAVVFDRHPEIGGLLTFGIPSFKLDKEVLIHRREVFSAMGIEFRLNTEVGKDISLAQLLDDYDTVFLGVGTYRSMKANIDNEEAPGVFDALPFLIANTKHVMGLPELDDEPYISMAGKRVVVLGGGDTAMDCLRTSVRQGAVSVTCAYRRDEANMPGSKKEVKNSREEGVEFMFNVQPQKICLNEQGEVCGISLVRTELGEPDASGRRRPRPIPGSEFVQPAEAVITAFGFQSHSMPWLEEAEIGLDNWGYITAPLNNQIPCQTNHPRIFAGGDAVRGADLVVTAIADGRKAALGMIATMGLTAATGAIPAHPQRPETNATREEVRS